The nucleotide window GGTCGGCCGATCCCGGTTCGCCGCGAACATGGCCTTGCCGAACTGGTGATAGGAGGTGGATTCGTTCACGAAGCGCCGCCCGGTCTGGTCCACGCACACGGTGCCTGGCTTGGAGCGGTCCATCACGAAATGGGGGAAGACCGCGGTGGAACCGTCGGCGCGGCGGCGCACCGAGACCGGCGCCCAGAAGGCCGGCTGGTCGCCCCCCGTGCCGAAGCGGGCGCCGAGCTTCAGGGCGAGGTCCTGCATGGCGCCGGTATGCCCGGGCGCGGCCGGGCTGTAGGCGGGTGTCGGCTTGGGCAGAAGCTCGGCACGGCGGGTGGGGTGGCGGTTGAAGCCGCCCGCCGCGATCACGAGGCCACGACGGACGCGGATCTGCCGCTCCGCGCCGTTCTGCGCCACGGTGACGCCTTCCACGCCGCCCCGCCCCGCGTCGACGGCGCGGACGGTGGCCTCCAGCAGGATCGGGACGTTGCGCGCCTTCAGGGATGCGAGCATGCGCCCGATCAGGGCGTTTCCCATCACCAGCCGGCTGCCGCGCCGCTGCGCCAGCCGGTCGCGGCCGTACCAGGCGAGGATCGAGGCGGCATGCCGGAAGGAGCGCCACGACTTCGTCAGTCCCAGCAGGTGCCCGATGTCGGTGCGGTCGATCATCATGCCGCCGAAGATGGTGAATTCCGGGATCGGCGGCCGGATGCGCGCGAGGTCTGCGCCGAGGCTGCGACCGTCGAAGGGCACCGGCTCCAGCGCCCGCCCGCGCAGGGTGGCGCCCTCATGGTCCTGCTCGTAGTCGGGATGGGTGGCGTAGGGGCGAAAGCGCACCTGCGACTGGTCTTCGAGGGTGGCGATGGCCTGCGGCCCGCTCTCCAGGAAGGCGCGCCGCAGCACCGCCGGGGAACGGTTGCCCACCACGCCATCCAGGAAGTGCTCGGCCTTATCGAGACTGTCATCCACCGCCACCTCGGAGGAGTGCCGGTTCATGGGGATCCAGGTGGTGGCAGCGGACAAGGCGGTGGTGCCGCCGACATATTCGGTGCGCTCCACCAGCAGCACCTTCAGGCCGGCGATGGCGGCGAACAGCGCCGTCGCCATTCCGCCGGCTCCGGAGCCGACGACGACGAGGTCATGGACATCGTCTGGGGGGAGGGCATCCAGGGTGGTGATCATGGCGCCGGCTCAAGCGTTGGAGTCGGTGTGCAGCAGGAAGTCCACCATCTTCTCCTGCAGGGCGAAGTACATCTCGGTGCCGGTGGAGGTGGGGCAGCCGGCGGCGCGGGCGGCGGCGATCAGCGGCGACACCGCCGGCTGGGTGATGACGCAGCCCACATGGGTCGCGGGCACGAGCCTCGTCACATCCACGGGCAGCGGATCGCCCTCCTTCATGCCCATGGGCGTGGCGTTGGCGACGAGGTCGAAGCCAGCGGGATCGGTGGAACCCGCCACCGCCCGGCCCTTGCCGAGGGTGTTGAGGCGGGCGACGAGGGCATCGCGCCGCGCCACATCGGCGTCATGGATGGCGAGCTCGGCAACGCCCGCATCGATCAGGGCGAGAGCGATGGCGGAACCCGCGCCGCCCGCCCCAACCAGCAGCGCCCGCTTGCCGTCAGGATCGAAGCCCGCATTGACCGCGGCGCTGACGAAGCCGAGGCCGTCCACGATGTCGCCATACCAACCGCCTTCGGGTCGCTGGCGCATGATGTTCACCGAGCCGATGAAGGCGGCGCGGTCGGAGGCTTCGGCGCAGTGGGAGAAGCAGCCGAACTTGTGGGGCACGGTGACGACGACGCCGCCGAGATTTTTCAGCTTGCCCGAGACGGCAAGCAGGTCGCCGAGATCCCCGGTTCCCACCTGCACCGGCACAAGGATGCCGTCATGATTGCGGGAGAGAAAAGCTGCCGTCATGCCGGCGGGGGATTTCACCTGGGCGATCGGATCGCCGACGATGATGTAGAGGCGGGTGGCGCCGGACAGGTCGATGTTCATGGGGGGCTCCGTGGAGATGGCGCGCGTCAGCTGGCCGCGGCGATGAGGTCTTCGCCCTGCACCACGCCCAGGAGGCGGGCCTGCAGGGCGTGATCGGCTTCGAGCCGCCCGGCGTCGCCGGCGAAGGCCACCTGCCCGTTCACCAGGACATAGGCGCGGTCGACGATGGGCAGGACGGTTTCGGTGTGGTGCTCGACGATCACCATGGCCACCTTGCCGCGCAGCTTCACGAGGGCTTCCATGACCTCGTTGACCACCGCGGGCGCGAGGCCCTCGAACGGCTCGTCGAGCAGGATGAGCCTGGACGGCATCACCAGGGCGCGGGCAATGGCCACCATCTGGCGCTCGCCGCCGGAGAGGTTCTCCGCCCGCGCCGCCTGGCGGGTCTTGAGCCGGGGGAACAGCTCGAACACCTCGTCCAGGCTGATGCCGCCGGGCCGGGCCGCCAGTTGCAGGTTCTCCACCACCGTCAGGTTGGGGAACAGGCGGCGGCCCTCCGGCACCAGGGAGATGCCGCGGCGGTTGATCTCGTAGGGGCGCAGGCCGGTCAGCGCCTCGCCCTTCAGCTTAAGCTCGCCGGCGGCGAGGGGCAGGCTGCCGGTGAGGGCACGCAGGGTCGTGGTCTTGCCCACGCCGTTGCGGCCAAGCAGCGCCACCGCCTCGCCCTCGTGCACCACGAGATCGATGCCGGCGAGGACGCTGGAGCCGTTGTAGCCGGCAACCATGCCCCTGGCTTCGAGGAGGATCGGGGCGGCGGCATGGGCTTGGCGCTCCACCGCCGGAGGGGCGGCGCGCTCGCCGTCCTTGGCTGCGCCGAGATAGGCGGCGATCACCTCCGGATGGGCGGCCACCTCCAGCGGCGGCCCGTCGGCGACGATACGGCCCTGGTGCAGCACCGAGATGCGATCGGAGATGGCAAGGACGCGGTCGATGTCGTGCTCGATGAGCAGCACCGCATGGCTGCGCGACAATCGCTTGATGAGATCGGCCACCACCACGCGGTCCGCCTCGGCGAGACCGGCCAGCGGTTCGTCCAGGAGCAGCAGCTTGGAGTCGATGGAAAGCGTCACGGCGATCTCCAGCAGGCGCTTGGCGCCGTGAGGCAGATCGGCGCTGCGCGCGGCCGCCTTGTCGGCGAGGCCCACGGCGTCGAGCAGCGACCAGGCCCGGGCGTTGATCGCATCCAGGCTATGGGCGTCCACGAACAGGCCCCGCGCCCCGCGACGCTGCGCCTGCACCGCGACGCGCACGTTCTCGAACACGGTCAGGTGGGGGAAGATGGACAGGATCTGGAACGAGCGGCCCATGCCGAGCCTGGCCCGGGCGTGAAGCGGCAGGTGGGTGACGTCCGCTCCCTCGAACAGGACCTGTCCGGCTGTTGGCGGCAGCACGCCCGTGAGCATGTTGAAGAAGGTGGTCTTGCCGGCGCCGTTCGGCCCGATGATGGTGTGCAGCGTGTTGGGATAGACGGTAAAATCGATGCTCCTGGCCGTGACGAGACTGCCGAAGCTCTTGTTCAGCCCCCGCGTTTCGAGGATCGGTTTGCGCGGATCGAGCGCCTGCAATGCGCTGGAATACGGCACGATAAGCCCGGGGCGCGGTGGGATGGTGTTGCGTGTCAGGGTCCAGCGCTCGCAGCGGAACAGCCGCTGGACGAGGCCCTGGATGCCTTCCGGAGAGACCAGCGCGAAGGCGATGAGCAGCGGAGCAAAGATCAGCCACCAGTTTTCGGTGATGGCGGAGAGGCGGTTTTCAAGCACGATGAAGGTGATGGCGCCCCACAGCGGGCCGAGGAAGTGGTGCACGCCGCCGAGCACCGTCATCAGCAGGCTGTCGCCGGCATGCTGCCAGCCGAGATTGTTGGCATAGACGCCCTGCAGCAGGAAGGTGAGCAGCGCGCCGGCATAGCCGACCACGACTGCGCACAGGGTGAAGCCCACGAGCCGCACGCGGTAGACGTCATAGCCGAGGCTCGCCGCCCGCACGTCGTTGTCACGCACCGCCTGGAGCACGCGCCCGAACGGCGCGTGGGCGAGGCGCCACAGCAGCCACATCACCCCGACCACGGTCGCCACCACGAAGACATGGAAGGTCAACGGGCTCTCCATGAGCGGTCGCGGGACGCCCTGGATGCCGTTCTCGCCGCCGGTGACGGAGGTCCATTTGAAGGCGATCTCGAACGCGATCTGCGAGCAGGCGAGCGTCAGCAGGGAAAAATAGAGCCCCTTGCGCCTCAGGATGACAGCGCCGATGCCAAGGCCCAACACGGCGGCGAACACCATCGACAGGCCCAGCGCGCCGATCTCGTTGCCGCCGAGCCCAAGGATGAAGTAGGCCGCAGCATAGCTTGTACAGCCGAAGAAGACCGATGCGCCGAAGGGCACGAGGCCGGTGTAGCCGATCAGCAGGTTCACCCCGGCGCCGTAGAGCGCGTAGATGGCGATCTGGGTGACGAGCTGGATCGGGGCGCCGAGGGCGAGCCACAGCGCGCTGAGCGCGCCCAGCACCACGGCGGTCCACAGGACGGGATGGAGGAGTACGGCGCGGAGGGTCATTCGAAGCGCTCCCACTTCTCGCCGAAGAGGCCGCGGGGGCGCGCGATGAGGACGACGGCCATGAGCACGTACATCGCGACGCCGGACCAATCGGGATAGAATTGAACTGTCAGGGCGGTGACGAGGCCCACCATGAGGCCGGCGACGATGGCGCCGCGGTAGGATCCGAGGCCGCCGATGGTGACGATGACGAAGGCCGGCATGATCGCCGCCGCGCCGATGGCGGGGCTTACCGTCCAGAGCGGGCCGGCCAGCATGCCGGCAAGGCCGGCGAGCAGGCAGCCGATGCCGAACACGCCTGAAAGCACGATGGGCAGGTTTATGCCGAGCAGGCCCACCATCTCGGGATCACGCGAGCCCGCTCGGATGATGCGGCCGAACGGCGTGAAGGCAAGGAACGCCCAGAACGCGACCAGCGCTGCGATGGTCACGCACAAAACCGCCACGCGGTAGGTGGTGATCAGGATCGCACCCCATTCCACGAAGCCGGCCAGCGGCCTCGGCGGGCTGAAGGGCTGGGGTGCGCCGCCGAAGACGAGGCGGAGCACCGCTTCCACCAGCAGGGCCAGCGCGAAGGTGAGGATCAGGCTGATGAGCGGCTCCTTGTCATAGAGCCGCCGGATCAGAACCATCTCCACGACCATGCCGATGAGGCCGGTGAGCAGCGGCGCCAGCAGCGCCGCGCCCCATCCGAACTGTTGCGTCAGCACCAGGGCGAGATAGGCGCCGATGGCGAAGAAGGCGCCGTGCGCAAAGTTCACGATGCCCAGCATGCCGAAGATGATCGACAGGCCGACAGCAATCAGAACGTAGAGAAATCCTAGTACCAGGCCATTTACCGCCTGCGATAAGATCATGTCGAGCATTACCATGTCCTCGTGGGGGCAGCCGCGCGCGACCGGTCGCGGTCCCGCGTGGGACCGCGTCCAGGACTCCGCGCGCCGCGAAGCAGCGGATGCTCAGATGCTTTCCATCTTGCAGGCCGAGGCGCTCTCGGGGCCGTAGAGGGCGTTCGCCTCGGCCTCGGTCTTCGGCACCTCCGCCTTGACGTCGAAGAAGTCCCACTTGTCGGTAATCTTCGGCTTCACGCCGAGCACGACCACGGTGCTCGTCAACTGGTGGTCGAAGGGCCGGAAGGAGATCTCGCGCGTCCCGCCGCGCTTGGTCTGCCAGCGCTCGATTGCGTTGACGACCGCCGTCGGGTCCGTGGAGCCGGCGGCCTCGATGGAATCAAGAAGGATGTTGGTGCCGAACCATCCCATCCAGGCCTTGTCGGCTGGAGGGCGATTGTATTTCTTCTCGTATGCCGCCGTCATGGCCTGTTCATCTGGCGGATTGGCGGGGTTCTTGTAGTACCAGGTGCTGGTGTAGAGACCGTCGGCGGCCTCGGGTCCCACGCCCCACAGGTCGGTGTTGCCTACCGCAATTTCCGCGAACGGGATGCGACCACGCATGCCCAGTTCGTTCCATTGCTTCAGGAAGCCCATGAGGTCGCTGCCGGCGATGCCGCCGATGACGACGTCGGGCTTGGCGGCGCGAATCTTCAGAATGAAGGAGGAGAAGTCCTGCGTGCCCACGGGCACGTCATCGGCACCCACGATGGTGCCGCCGTTGTCCTTGGCGTACTGGCCGAAGAAGCGCTTGACGTCCTGGCCGAAGGCATAGGCGGCTGTCAGCAGGTACCATTTCTTGCCGATGGCGGCGGCCTGGGGGGCCAGCACCCGGGCCTGCACCTCCACCGGGGCCTGGGTGCGGAAAGTGTAGCGATTGCAGGACGCTCCGGTCAGGGCGTCGGCCGCGGCATTGGTCGCTATGAAGGGCACCTTTGCCTTCTTGGCCACCGCCGAGATGGCGAAGGCGTGGGACGAGAGCGCCCCGCCGACAAGGCCGGCCACCTTGTGCTCGCCGACCAGGCGCTCGGCATTCTGCTGGGCGCCCTGTGGATTGGGTTCATCCAGCCAGACAATCTCCGTCGGCCGCCCGAGCAGGGTGCCGCCGCGTTGTTCCAGCGCAAGGAAGCTGCCCTGGGCGAGATGCTCGGACTGGCCGACGATGGGGCCGGTCTTGCCGTAGAGCATGCCAATGCGGATCGGCTCGGCTGCATGGGCGCGGCTGACCCACGGCATGGCGATGGCGCCGGCGGTCGCGCCGAGCAGCAGGTTGCGTCGATTGATGGCGAATGCGCCGGAGCGCGGACTCGTTTCGTCGCCCATCCTGTCCTCCCTGGACACGGTTTTCCCGGAATGCCCGCTTTGCGGATTTTTTGGTGGTGGCCCGAATGCTCGCGATGGAGCGTTCGTCGGACGGCTCATTCGGTAGCATGACTGGAATCGGATTCCAATTTTATTTTTGGAACTGGATTCCAGTTTTATTGACCGCAGTCCCGGTCCCGTGAAAGGCTATGCCGTCTGCCGGTGCCCGGCCGCTGCGCGCGGAAGGGGCAAGTGCGCCGGTTGCAGTCGATCAGCGCCAGACCTATCAGTGGAGGCAGCAATGCCCGGTGCAATGGCCCCTTCTGCCAAGACGTCGCTGCCCTCTGAAGTGGGTGCGGATCCCATCAAAGGCGGCCGGCAGCTCACCGTGCGGAATGGACAGCGTGACGAAGCCATGGACAAGAAACTCCCGCAAACCCCAGTCGAGAGCGACGCCGAGGCCAGCCCGAGCGGCCTTCTGGAACGGACCCTTGCGGTGCTGGAGTTGCTGGCGGTCCATGCCCACGGCCTGCCGCTCTACGAGGTGGCCGACCATCTCCGCATTCCGCGCAGCGCCACTCACCGCATCCTCAACAGCCTCGTGGAGCATGGATACGTGCGCCAGGAGCGTCAGCTCGGGGCCTATCTGCTCACGGCCAAGCTGACCTCCCTGGCCTTCACTTTCCTTGCCGCCAGCGGCATCACCGACTTCGCCCAGCCCATTCTCGACCGCCTCGCTCACCAATCCGGGGAGCTGGTGCGCCTCGCGATGATCGATGGCCGTGAGCTGATCTGGGTGGCGAAATCCCAGGGCTCGCCCTTCGGGCTGCGCTATGACCCGGACATGGGGCAGGTGGGTCGCCTGTCCTGTTCGGCCTCCGGGCACGCCTGGCTATCGTGCCTGCCGGAAGAGGAGGCGATCGCTCTGGTGGAGACACAGGGCTATGGCGCGCGCCGCGACTTCGGTCCGCGGGCGCCGGAAACCCGGACCGCGCTGTTGAAATATCTGCGCGTCGCCCGCAAGCGGGGCTTTGCCGTGACCGTGCAGACCTATACGCCGTGGATGAATGCCTGCGCCGCCCCAGTGCGCAGCATCGCCACCGGCGAAGTGACCGGAACGGTGGTGATCGCAGGGCCTAATGTGCGTCTCACCGAGGCGCGTATGCTGGAGCTCGGGTCGCTGCTGATGGAAGCGGCGCGCGAGCTGTCCATGGCAGTGAGCGCCTCCCCCGGCCTTTCCGCCCGGCGCGAGAGTGACCGATCGAGCTTCTTTGCGGGACCGGGCGAAGCCTGAGCGGGGAGGGTGTCCGCTGAGACCGGCGAAATCGAGCGCCTTAGGGTCGAGACTCATGACCAGCCGCGATGCAGACGGCTGCGAGGACGTTGACGGCGTTGCGGTCGTATCGGGTGGCGACGCGGCGGAAGTCCTTGAGGCGGCAGAACATGCGCTCGATGGCGTTTCGGTCGCGGTAGAGCACGGGCGAGAAACAGTTCTTCCAGCGCCGGTTGGCTTGGGCGGAATGTTGGGCATCGTGCCGTTCTCCTCGACCTGCCTGCGGATGGCGTTGCTGTCGTAGCCCTTGTCACCATGGAGGATGCGGGCGGCCGGCATCTGCCTCAGCAGGACCGCCCCCGCCGTGCAATCGACGGCTTGGCCTCCAGTGAGCAGGAAGGCGATGCGCCTGCAGTCGCGATCAGTCAGCGCGTGGATCTTGGTCGTGCGCCCGCCGCGAGAGCGGCCGATGGCTTGGTTGCGCTCCCCCTTTTCCGCCCGAGGCCGAGCGGTTGAGCCTTCACGGCGGAGCTATCGATAAGCACCCGGGCTGGAGGGCCGTCGGCGCTCGCCAGAGCATGGAAGAGATCGCCCCAAACGCCCTTGGCAGCCCAGCGGACATAACGGTTGTAGAGCGTCTTGCATGGCCCGTAGTCGGGCGGCGCGTCGATCCAGTGCCCGCCGGACTTGAGAACATGGACGATGCCGCTGATCACCCGGCGATCGGCAACAGGCGGCTTGCCACGCGTGTCCGTCAGCAGATGCGGCGCGATCCGTGTGAATTGCGCATCCGTGAGCCAGAAACGATCCGGCTTCATTCCGGCTTCCTCCCGGAAGCCGTGAATCACACCGCACTGGCTAAGCCAACCGATCTATGGGTCCGAGCCCTAGGAGCCAGTCATCGGGCTGCCGAAGGATCTCTTGAAGATCCTTGGCGGTCTCGAAAACATTCGAACTGAATTTGTAAGTGGTCTGCTTTTCAGTTTCGAAGTTCCAGGATCCTACGAGGGCGCATTCACATCACGCGATCCCCGGACACAGCTCCGGCACCCTCGCCGCCGCCTGCATCACCGTTGAAGTTGCCCGGATGAAACCAGGGCTCCCGGTTCAATAGGCCTGCAACGCCAGCACACCACCCGGTCCGATCATCAGTCCCCAGGTCTCGTCGGAGCGTATCTCCACCTCGTCAGCATCGATCTTTCCCCCTGTCTTGATCGAATATTTGTATTTTCCGGGGGCGAGATCCAGGGCCGGCCCATCGGGACCCTTGGTTCCGGCGTTGGCCGCGACCTTGATCGTGCGGTTATTGAAGGTGAGCGAGGCGTCCTCGGGCATGATATTGCCGAACATCACGTGGGCCTTTCCGGCCGGCGGCAGGATGCCCGCTTTGCGGGCCGCCTCGGGATTTTTCACAGAGAGGTTGACGGTCGTCTCATTGCCCTTTCGGCCGAGCTTCAACGCGGCCGGCCCGTCCGGGGAGGCGAAGCGAACCGTCGCACGGTCGGCTGCAACCACCACGCTTTTGGCGTCCTCTTTCCAGTTTCGAGTACCGAGCTCACGGCGATAGAATTCAAGCACCACGGAGAGATCGAGCGGTACATTGGCGTTGAGCTCGCGCCGGAACGGTGTCTGCGTTCCTTCTGACATGGTGTGGCGCTTGGGAACGGGCAGCCCCGCGCTTTCCTCGACGATGAGATCGTCCGCCGACGGCGCCGGCGTCGGCGCGCTGCCCGCGCTTCGGTTTCCTGCGGCAGGCGCGTCGGGCTTCGCGGCCGCCACCTGCAGGCCCGAGCCGCGCGCATTCACATTGGTGCTGGGGCCCATCTTCATCACTGTGATGGAGAGATCCTTGTTCCCCTTGGCGAATTGAAGCTGCGCCATGTTGGCGTTGTTGATCACGCTCGGCTTCGCGCGCCATCCGGACCGCTGCAGGGCCGACCGGAAAAACTCGGCGATCGACTTGACGCTGGAGGCGCTCGCGAACTGGAGGGTGCCGTCCTCTCCGTCGAAATCGATATCCTGCGCCGTCTCGGGGAGCGGAATGGGGGCATTGCCGCCGGCAAGCGGCTGCAGGGGCTGGACGGCGTCGTCGGCCCCGCGCGCGGCGGCCGGCGGCTGGATGGGGACCCCGGCTTGCGCCTCGGCGTCGCGCATCATCTGCTGGGCCTGCTGCAGCATGTCGTTGACCGAGGCGGAGCCGGCCACGCTCTGGGGCTTGGGCTTGGTGATCTTCTCAATGAGGCTGACAGTCGTCAGCCCGTACTGGCGGGCGAGCTTTAAAGACGCCGTGCCCTCGGGAAAGGTGAAATTCACCTCCGCGTCCTCCGGCCCGACCATGGCGCGCGCATCTTCTTTCCACCCGCGCGCGGAAAGGGCACCCCGGTAGAACGACAACACCGCCTCAAGGCTCGCCATGACCTGGGCGTGGATTTCCCGCCCGGTCCCGCCATTGGTGCCACCCGCGTTCTTGCGCGGCTTGGGCACCGGCAGGCCGAAAATGTCATTATCGGCTTCGAGCGACTGTAGCTCCGCGAAGGCGGGCGCTTTCAGCTCGACCTGCGTCCTGCCCTGGCCGGTGGTCCGCAGGACGAGCATGAGCGGCCGGACATTGCCGCGCATGAAATAGGCGATGTCGCCATTGGCGGGCTTGGGATCGAGCTTCGCATTCGGCCATTTGGTGGCGATGTCCGCTTCCGGGAGCGGCTCCCAGTCGCTGGCGGCAAGCGTGCGGGCATAGAATTCGCGCAGGCTCTGCGGTGTGCCGCCCGAGATCAGGCTGAGATAGGGCCGATGCTCGTCGAACATCACCTCGGCGGCGTCCTCCGCAACCGGCGGAGCGAATTGCAGCCGATCGGCCATGTATTCGACTGTGGTCTGGTCCGTGTTTTCCTCGTTCCGGCCGGGCGAAATGGTGAAACGAACCGAAAGGCCCTGCTGTCCTTTGATGAAGGTCAGCCAGGTCGAATGCCGGTCATCCAGCGGAACCAGATAGAAAGTCCAGCCCTGAGCGGCCAGCAGCGCCTTGATCGCCGCGGTGGTGGCGGGAACATTGCCGGGAACCGAATAGGACACACGCTCGGCGGTCGACTTCCCGGTGTCGCGCGCGCCGGGGAGGCGCGGCAGATCGGACACGGCGACCGGCGGCGCGACATTGTCGCGACCCAGATAGACTTGGCGCTCGTTCGCAAGAACGCTGATCGGCTGGGGCTTGATCTCGACTCTGACCTTTCCGGCATCGGTCTTTTGCAGCACCAGCGCCAGGGTCGCCTTCGGCTCCTGGTCGCTGACGAAGTAAGCGAAGCCGCCCCTCTCATGGAGCGTTCCCGAAGGACCTCCCGGCGCCTGCTTGCCATTGGCCTTTGCCGACCACAGGACCCAGCCGCGGCTGGCGAGTTCCTGGCGGTAGAAGTCGAGAAGCTTTTCCACCGGCTCGCCACTGACCAGGCTCAGGGATGGCCGGTCGGGCGAATATTCGATATCGGCGGCATCGGCGGTGAACGGCAGGTCCACCTTCAGCGGCACGGCGGAATACTGCACGCTGATGGCGTTGTTCTGGGCCGGGGCGACCGTGATGAAGACGTTGAGGGCCTGCCGTCCCTTTTTCAGCGTCAGTGTCCTCATTGTCGGATTTTCGGCAGACGCGGTGTTGGGGGCGGCATATTTTTGCCAGCCGAGAGCGACCAGCGCCTTTTCCACCGCGTCAGCCGTCGGGCCGATCGCCTGGGGCGAGACGAAGATCGTTGTGAACGGGCTGGCGAAAACGTCCTTGGCGCCGGGAAGGCGGGGGAGCTTGCTGGCGTCGAAATCGCCGATGTCGACACGATCCGGCGCCTGGGCCCGGGAGGGCAGGCACCCCGCGGCGGACACCGCGACGAGCGCGCAAAATGCCAGAAGATGACGGCGGTGGCCGCCTCGCATCCTGCTGAAGCTCACCATTTCGCCTGTCATTCTCGCCTCCAGGGGAAGGGCCTTGCGCCGAAAGGCAAAACGACCTTCGACGCCGATGCTTCCCATGAATACG belongs to Xanthobacter autotrophicus Py2 and includes:
- a CDS encoding inner-membrane translocator (PFAM: inner-membrane translocator~KEGG: bja:bll3662 ABC transporter permease protein) produces the protein MLDMILSQAVNGLVLGFLYVLIAVGLSIIFGMLGIVNFAHGAFFAIGAYLALVLTQQFGWGAALLAPLLTGLIGMVVEMVLIRRLYDKEPLISLILTFALALLVEAVLRLVFGGAPQPFSPPRPLAGFVEWGAILITTYRVAVLCVTIAALVAFWAFLAFTPFGRIIRAGSRDPEMVGLLGINLPIVLSGVFGIGCLLAGLAGMLAGPLWTVSPAIGAAAIMPAFVIVTIGGLGSYRGAIVAGLMVGLVTALTVQFYPDWSGVAMYVLMAVVLIARPRGLFGEKWERFE
- a CDS encoding fumarate reductase/succinate dehydrogenase flavoprotein domain protein (PFAM: fumarate reductase/succinate dehydrogenase flavoprotein domain protein~KEGG: bja:bll3659 putative dehydrogenase), with the translated sequence MATALFAAIAGLKVLLVERTEYVGGTTALSAATTWIPMNRHSSEVAVDDSLDKAEHFLDGVVGNRSPAVLRRAFLESGPQAIATLEDQSQVRFRPYATHPDYEQDHEGATLRGRALEPVPFDGRSLGADLARIRPPIPEFTIFGGMMIDRTDIGHLLGLTKSWRSFRHAASILAWYGRDRLAQRRGSRLVMGNALIGRMLASLKARNVPILLEATVRAVDAGRGGVEGVTVAQNGAERQIRVRRGLVIAAGGFNRHPTRRAELLPKPTPAYSPAAPGHTGAMQDLALKLGARFGTGGDQPAFWAPVSVRRRADGSTAVFPHFVMDRSKPGTVCVDQTGRRFVNESTSYHQFGKAMFAANRDRPTIPCFIITDAVGLKRFGLGMVRMGTRNLKPFLDDGYLVEAPTIAALAAKLNMDAAVLEETVGAMNTFAKTGVDTQFGRGTTAYHRINGDAAHGPNPTLGPIDTAPFYAVRLYPGDIGAATGLVIDEWARVLKEDGSPVPGLYACGNEAQSIMGGTYPGPGITIGPAITFAYRAVRHACQAGEQRP
- a CDS encoding ABC transporter related (PFAM: inner-membrane translocator; ABC transporter related~SMART: AAA ATPase~KEGG: bja:bll3661 ABC transporter ATP-binding/permease protein) — translated: MTLRAVLLHPVLWTAVVLGALSALWLALGAPIQLVTQIAIYALYGAGVNLLIGYTGLVPFGASVFFGCTSYAAAYFILGLGGNEIGALGLSMVFAAVLGLGIGAVILRRKGLYFSLLTLACSQIAFEIAFKWTSVTGGENGIQGVPRPLMESPLTFHVFVVATVVGVMWLLWRLAHAPFGRVLQAVRDNDVRAASLGYDVYRVRLVGFTLCAVVVGYAGALLTFLLQGVYANNLGWQHAGDSLLMTVLGGVHHFLGPLWGAITFIVLENRLSAITENWWLIFAPLLIAFALVSPEGIQGLVQRLFRCERWTLTRNTIPPRPGLIVPYSSALQALDPRKPILETRGLNKSFGSLVTARSIDFTVYPNTLHTIIGPNGAGKTTFFNMLTGVLPPTAGQVLFEGADVTHLPLHARARLGMGRSFQILSIFPHLTVFENVRVAVQAQRRGARGLFVDAHSLDAINARAWSLLDAVGLADKAAARSADLPHGAKRLLEIAVTLSIDSKLLLLDEPLAGLAEADRVVVADLIKRLSRSHAVLLIEHDIDRVLAISDRISVLHQGRIVADGPPLEVAAHPEVIAAYLGAAKDGERAAPPAVERQAHAAAPILLEARGMVAGYNGSSVLAGIDLVVHEGEAVALLGRNGVGKTTTLRALTGSLPLAAGELKLKGEALTGLRPYEINRRGISLVPEGRRLFPNLTVVENLQLAARPGGISLDEVFELFPRLKTRQAARAENLSGGERQMVAIARALVMPSRLILLDEPFEGLAPAVVNEVMEALVKLRGKVAMVIVEHHTETVLPIVDRAYVLVNGQVAFAGDAGRLEADHALQARLLGVVQGEDLIAAAS
- a CDS encoding putative transposase (KEGG: bbt:BBta_0480 putative transposase); translated protein: MKPDRFWLTDAQFTRIAPHLLTDTRGKPPVADRRVISGIVHVLKSGGHWIDAPPDYGPCKTLYNRYVRWAAKGVWGDLFHALASADGPPARVLIDSSAVKAQPLGLGRKRGSATKPSAALAAGARPRSTR
- a CDS encoding Extracellular ligand-binding receptor (PFAM: Extracellular ligand-binding receptor~KEGG: bja:bll3663 ABC transporter substrate-binding protein); its protein translation is MGDETSPRSGAFAINRRNLLLGATAGAIAMPWVSRAHAAEPIRIGMLYGKTGPIVGQSEHLAQGSFLALEQRGGTLLGRPTEIVWLDEPNPQGAQQNAERLVGEHKVAGLVGGALSSHAFAISAVAKKAKVPFIATNAAADALTGASCNRYTFRTQAPVEVQARVLAPQAAAIGKKWYLLTAAYAFGQDVKRFFGQYAKDNGGTIVGADDVPVGTQDFSSFILKIRAAKPDVVIGGIAGSDLMGFLKQWNELGMRGRIPFAEIAVGNTDLWGVGPEAADGLYTSTWYYKNPANPPDEQAMTAAYEKKYNRPPADKAWMGWFGTNILLDSIEAAGSTDPTAVVNAIERWQTKRGGTREISFRPFDHQLTSTVVVLGVKPKITDKWDFFDVKAEVPKTEAEANALYGPESASACKMESI
- a CDS encoding Shikimate dehydrogenase substrate binding domain protein (PFAM: Shikimate/quinate 5-dehydrogenase; Shikimate dehydrogenase substrate binding domain protein~KEGG: bja:blr3858 putative shikimate 5-dehydrogenase), which encodes MNIDLSGATRLYIIVGDPIAQVKSPAGMTAAFLSRNHDGILVPVQVGTGDLGDLLAVSGKLKNLGGVVVTVPHKFGCFSHCAEASDRAAFIGSVNIMRQRPEGGWYGDIVDGLGFVSAAVNAGFDPDGKRALLVGAGGAGSAIALALIDAGVAELAIHDADVARRDALVARLNTLGKGRAVAGSTDPAGFDLVANATPMGMKEGDPLPVDVTRLVPATHVGCVITQPAVSPLIAAARAAGCPTSTGTEMYFALQEKMVDFLLHTDSNA
- a CDS encoding regulatory protein IclR (PFAM: regulatory protein IclR; Transcriptional regulator IclR~KEGG: bja:blr3665 transcriptional regulatory protein); its protein translation is MDKKLPQTPVESDAEASPSGLLERTLAVLELLAVHAHGLPLYEVADHLRIPRSATHRILNSLVEHGYVRQERQLGAYLLTAKLTSLAFTFLAASGITDFAQPILDRLAHQSGELVRLAMIDGRELIWVAKSQGSPFGLRYDPDMGQVGRLSCSASGHAWLSCLPEEEAIALVETQGYGARRDFGPRAPETRTALLKYLRVARKRGFAVTVQTYTPWMNACAAPVRSIATGEVTGTVVIAGPNVRLTEARMLELGSLLMEAARELSMAVSASPGLSARRESDRSSFFAGPGEA